One window of the Actinomyces procaprae genome contains the following:
- a CDS encoding LacI family DNA-binding transcriptional regulator, with the protein MPRPRSSGPTQAAVAARAGVSVATVSKALRADPVISAPTRTAVLTAARELGYRTPMTVLPGTPDDHAARPVTAVFDTVDTQYAAYVLRGLLEEAELDGVWLRVRHIGSAMDQLDQAHLRTWERSVLEVMPSSYGVVLVTTGVTSAMVEASGQQHVPLVAIDPATAVPEGTSSIGATNHRGGQQAVTHLLDLGHRRIGIVTGPSESIPATERVAGYRSALATAGIAPEPELIRAGRFDYDSGLIHGGDLLDLDTPLTAVIAGCDAAAVGVIEAARRRGLRVPEDLSVVGFDDTLTATVCSPRLTTIHQPLVDIGAEAMRTIIRLATSRGSRALSPIELATSLVVRDSTAPPPTSR; encoded by the coding sequence ATGCCCAGACCCCGTTCCTCCGGCCCTACGCAGGCCGCCGTCGCCGCCCGCGCGGGAGTGTCCGTGGCCACCGTCTCCAAGGCTCTGCGCGCGGATCCCGTCATCTCCGCACCGACCCGGACGGCGGTGCTGACCGCCGCACGCGAACTCGGTTATCGCACCCCGATGACCGTCCTGCCGGGTACCCCCGACGACCATGCCGCACGCCCGGTGACGGCCGTCTTCGACACGGTGGACACCCAGTACGCCGCCTACGTGCTACGGGGCCTGCTCGAGGAGGCCGAGCTCGACGGGGTCTGGCTGCGTGTGCGCCACATCGGCTCGGCAATGGACCAGCTCGATCAGGCGCACCTGCGCACGTGGGAGCGCAGCGTGCTGGAGGTGATGCCGTCCTCCTACGGCGTCGTACTGGTGACCACCGGCGTGACCTCGGCAATGGTGGAGGCATCCGGGCAGCAGCACGTCCCCCTGGTAGCCATCGATCCGGCCACCGCGGTTCCCGAAGGGACCTCCTCGATCGGCGCGACCAACCACCGCGGCGGGCAGCAGGCCGTAACGCACCTGCTCGACCTGGGCCACCGCCGCATTGGCATTGTCACCGGACCATCGGAGTCCATACCCGCCACCGAGCGGGTAGCCGGATACCGCAGCGCCCTGGCGACCGCCGGCATCGCCCCGGAACCCGAGCTGATACGCGCCGGACGCTTCGACTACGACTCCGGCCTGATCCACGGCGGAGACCTGCTGGACCTCGATACGCCGCTCACCGCCGTCATCGCCGGCTGCGACGCCGCCGCCGTCGGCGTCATCGAGGCGGCACGGCGCCGCGGCCTGCGCGTGCCCGAGGACCTATCGGTGGTGGGCTTCGACGACACCTTGACCGCCACGGTCTGCTCCCCCAGGCTGACCACCATTCACCAACCCCTGGTCGACATCGGCGCCGAGGCCATGCGCACCATCATCCGCCTGGCCACCTCACGCGGCTCCCGCGCCCTGTCCCCCATCGAACTGGCCACCAGCCTCGTTGTACGCGACTCCACCGCACCACCCCCTACAAGCCGGTAA
- a CDS encoding endo-1,4-beta-xylanase codes for MRTAKPRRARRNRLLGAIAAAAVATAGLTAGAAAVETPTEPQPYAVSYSNFESSQPDMPWVPRGEGVTAVTTNEVRRSPWNSLYVAGRTQAWHGVEISIGDYMEAGQAYDVTAWVRLPDGAAPTRAKLTAAQSDGQYVEITPMTAVTSAEWVELTGSYSPPEGIDGTIYIELEDPTASFYVDDAAITAFACGRGPVDDSTSLLDALPYPVGAAVTANTVQGDSLELLNQHFNQVTPENFMKPEAWYNDDHSFVTENAEADAVMDWAQANNGRVYGHVLVWHSQTPDWLFQHDDGTFLSGDSEADRQELRERMRTHINNVAKYLSDKYGLFGSDTNPLVAFDVVNEVITDGPSPETEGLRDSYWYQILGEEFIDDAFIYANEAFNTTYAAPGADHPVTLFINEYNTQYGTDTSSKTGRYHALVERLVARGVPIDGVGHQFHAWLDDDVEGFGAAMSAFDDLPLVQAVTELDVPTRTGTPVDTQTLLDQGRFYQRLFEMFAEQDAKQDLFSVTLWGLVDSGSWRFYSGDPLLFDPYYHGKWAYAAAVGQDIPATPQECTVPEPTQEPTPTAAPSATATQPAASAAPSASALPAPSGAASATPVVGAAPSPKAGGGPLARTGAEMLVLPAAALLLGAGALLLRARRRVG; via the coding sequence ATGCGCACAGCAAAACCCCGGCGTGCCCGCCGGAACCGTCTGCTTGGGGCGATTGCCGCGGCCGCCGTCGCGACCGCGGGATTGACGGCGGGGGCGGCCGCGGTCGAAACACCGACAGAGCCCCAGCCCTATGCAGTCAGCTACTCCAACTTCGAGTCCAGTCAGCCGGACATGCCGTGGGTCCCACGCGGCGAGGGTGTCACCGCCGTCACCACCAACGAGGTGCGGCGTAGCCCCTGGAACAGCCTGTACGTCGCCGGTCGTACCCAGGCATGGCACGGAGTGGAGATATCCATCGGCGACTACATGGAGGCGGGGCAGGCCTATGACGTCACGGCCTGGGTGCGCCTACCGGACGGGGCTGCCCCCACCCGCGCCAAGCTGACCGCCGCCCAGAGCGACGGGCAGTACGTGGAAATCACGCCGATGACCGCGGTCACCTCCGCGGAGTGGGTCGAGCTCACCGGCAGCTACTCGCCGCCCGAGGGCATCGACGGCACGATCTACATCGAGCTGGAGGACCCCACCGCATCCTTCTACGTTGACGACGCCGCCATCACCGCCTTCGCCTGCGGGCGCGGCCCGGTGGACGACTCCACCTCCCTGCTCGACGCCCTGCCCTACCCCGTGGGCGCGGCGGTAACGGCCAACACCGTCCAGGGCGACTCTCTGGAGTTGCTCAACCAGCACTTCAACCAGGTCACCCCGGAGAACTTCATGAAGCCGGAGGCCTGGTACAACGATGACCACAGCTTCGTCACCGAGAACGCCGAGGCCGATGCGGTCATGGACTGGGCGCAGGCCAACAACGGCCGGGTATACGGGCACGTGCTGGTCTGGCACTCCCAGACCCCGGACTGGCTGTTCCAGCACGATGACGGTACCTTCCTGTCCGGCGACTCCGAGGCCGACCGGCAGGAGCTGCGCGAGCGGATGCGCACTCACATCAACAATGTGGCCAAGTACCTCTCTGACAAGTACGGGCTGTTCGGCTCGGACACCAACCCGCTGGTGGCCTTCGACGTCGTCAACGAGGTGATCACCGACGGGCCCTCGCCCGAGACCGAAGGGCTGCGTGATTCCTACTGGTACCAGATCCTGGGCGAGGAGTTCATCGACGACGCCTTCATTTACGCCAACGAGGCCTTCAACACCACCTACGCAGCTCCCGGCGCCGACCACCCGGTGACGCTGTTCATCAACGAGTACAACACCCAGTACGGCACGGACACCTCCTCCAAGACTGGGCGCTACCACGCCCTGGTCGAGCGGCTGGTGGCGCGCGGCGTCCCGATCGACGGCGTCGGGCACCAGTTCCACGCCTGGCTGGACGATGACGTCGAGGGCTTCGGGGCGGCCATGAGCGCCTTCGACGACCTGCCGCTGGTGCAGGCGGTTACCGAGCTGGACGTGCCCACCCGCACCGGCACGCCCGTAGACACTCAGACCCTGCTGGACCAGGGCCGCTTCTACCAGAGACTGTTCGAGATGTTCGCGGAGCAGGACGCCAAGCAGGATCTGTTCTCGGTGACGCTGTGGGGCCTGGTTGACTCCGGCTCCTGGCGGTTCTACAGCGGTGACCCGCTGTTGTTCGACCCGTACTACCACGGCAAGTGGGCCTACGCGGCGGCCGTCGGCCAGGACATCCCGGCGACGCCGCAGGAGTGCACCGTTCCCGAGCCGACGCAGGAGCCGACGCCCACCGCGGCGCCCTCGGCCACCGCTACCCAGCCGGCGGCTTCGGCCGCGCCCAGCGCGAGCGCTCTGCCCGCGCCCTCGGGGGCGGCGAGTGCAACCCCGGTGGTGGGTGCGGCGCCGTCGCCGAAGGCCGGTGGAGGCCCGCTGGCGCGCACCGGCGCTGAGATGCTGGTCCTCCCGGCAGCGGCCCTGCTGCTGGGCGCGGGCGCGCTGTTGCTGCGGGCACGACGCCGGGTCGGCTGA
- a CDS encoding alpha-glucuronidase translates to MISTAPFATSSPMWLEPATKPWLNSYTPRAVGGEELAARAAADWRRLAPGAPAAGGAGELLITTLEHLCELPDALRGAARDAVTSGPLDSEGYAVVRDVAGDLVVVGADGAGALYGTLRLLTLGPEAMLGDSDAVTSGPDLPLRMVDHWDNLVPHPVMGTVERGYAGDSVFFEGGGLAPDTERIDDYGLLLASLGINAVCLNNVNVHATEATLLTERLDLVRTIAARLRRRHIITFIAVDFAAPMTLGGLGTCDPLDASVQQWWRETTERVYGAVPDLGGYVVKADSEGRPGPFDYGRNHADGANLLAAALAPHGGVVMWRCFVYNHRQDWRDRTRDRARAAYDHFMPLDGRFADNVLLQIKHGPLDFQVREPVSPLLLGLRETRVALELQIAQEYTGHAWDTYFLPSAWREVLDLDVAGDHGTDLGQDLAGRSGSAIVAVAGVGRDWNWVGNTFSQANLYGYGRLAWDLHAGTQTIAREWAAASFAGDARLHAALARILLASREAYENYTAPLGVGFMVTPGDHYGPSIDGYEYSPWGTYHFADRDGVGVDRTPTGSGYTEQYPPALAARYRSLEECPERLLLFFHHLRYDQVLPRCGVSLIQRIYDTHFQGVEQVRAMRREWEAVRGQVPEPVRADIDRRWRAQERNAVEWRDQVCTYFLRHSGIPDAAGRTVYP, encoded by the coding sequence CTCATAACCACCCTGGAGCACCTCTGCGAGCTGCCGGACGCGCTGCGCGGGGCCGCTCGCGACGCCGTGACGAGCGGACCGTTGGATTCCGAGGGCTATGCCGTCGTCCGCGACGTGGCGGGGGACCTCGTCGTGGTCGGCGCCGATGGGGCCGGTGCCCTGTACGGCACGCTCCGGCTGCTCACCCTCGGCCCCGAGGCGATGCTGGGGGACAGTGACGCCGTCACCTCCGGCCCGGACCTGCCCCTGCGCATGGTCGACCACTGGGACAATCTGGTGCCCCATCCGGTCATGGGGACGGTCGAGCGTGGCTACGCCGGGGACTCGGTCTTCTTCGAGGGAGGCGGCCTGGCCCCCGATACGGAGCGCATCGACGACTACGGGCTGCTGCTCGCGTCCCTAGGCATCAACGCGGTATGCCTGAACAATGTCAATGTGCACGCCACCGAGGCCACTCTGCTCACCGAGCGCCTCGACCTGGTGCGCACCATCGCCGCCCGCCTGCGCCGCCGCCACATCATAACCTTCATCGCCGTCGACTTCGCCGCCCCCATGACCCTGGGCGGCCTGGGCACCTGCGACCCGCTCGACGCCTCCGTGCAGCAGTGGTGGCGCGAGACCACCGAGCGCGTGTACGGCGCCGTGCCCGACCTGGGCGGATACGTGGTCAAGGCCGATTCGGAGGGGCGTCCCGGACCCTTCGACTACGGGCGGAATCACGCCGACGGCGCCAACCTCCTGGCCGCCGCACTGGCCCCGCACGGAGGGGTGGTCATGTGGCGCTGCTTCGTGTACAACCACCGCCAGGACTGGCGCGATCGTACCCGGGACCGTGCCCGCGCCGCCTACGACCACTTCATGCCCCTGGACGGGCGCTTCGCCGACAATGTCCTGCTGCAGATCAAGCACGGCCCGCTCGACTTCCAGGTGCGCGAGCCGGTCTCCCCACTGCTGCTCGGCCTGCGTGAGACGCGTGTGGCCCTGGAGCTGCAAATCGCCCAGGAGTACACCGGGCACGCCTGGGACACCTACTTCCTGCCCAGCGCCTGGCGGGAGGTACTCGATCTCGACGTCGCCGGTGACCACGGCACCGACCTGGGCCAGGACCTGGCCGGACGCTCCGGCTCGGCGATCGTCGCCGTCGCCGGGGTGGGGCGCGACTGGAACTGGGTCGGAAACACCTTCTCCCAGGCCAATCTGTACGGCTACGGGCGGCTGGCCTGGGACCTGCACGCGGGCACGCAGACCATCGCCCGGGAGTGGGCCGCCGCCTCCTTCGCCGGTGACGCCCGCCTGCACGCGGCCCTGGCGCGCATCCTGCTGGCCTCCCGTGAGGCCTATGAGAACTACACCGCCCCACTCGGTGTCGGCTTCATGGTCACGCCCGGCGACCACTACGGGCCCAGTATCGATGGGTACGAGTACTCTCCGTGGGGCACCTACCACTTCGCCGACCGGGACGGCGTAGGTGTGGATCGCACGCCCACCGGGTCGGGATACACCGAACAGTATCCGCCGGCGCTTGCGGCCCGCTACCGCTCGCTGGAGGAGTGTCCGGAAAGGCTGCTGCTCTTCTTCCACCACCTGCGCTACGACCAGGTGCTGCCCCGCTGTGGGGTGAGCCTGATCCAGCGGATCTACGACACCCACTTCCAGGGGGTCGAGCAGGTGCGCGCCATGCGGCGCGAATGGGAGGCGGTGCGCGGGCAGGTGCCCGAGCCCGTCCGCGCCGACATCGATCGCCGTTGGCGGGCCCAGGAGCGCAACGCCGTCGAATGGCGCGACCAGGTCTGCACTTATTTCCTGCGGCACAGCGGGATCCCCGATGCCGCCGGGCGCACTGTCTACCCCTGA